Proteins from a single region of Nakamurella deserti:
- the pyrH gene encoding UMP kinase, producing the protein MTDNLPVRRPFQRVLLKLGGEMFGGGEVGVDPGVVSTVARQIAEVVATGTQVAVVIGGGNFFRGAELSDIGMDRARADYMGMLGTVMNCLALQDFLEREFDIDTRVQTAITMGQVAEPYIPRRAQRHLEKGRVVIFGSGMGMPYFSTDTTAAQRALEIHAEVVLMAKAVDGVYDADPRKVPDATMFTEITHREVVERGLQVADATAFTLCMDNKMPIIVFNLLVEGNIARAVLGEPIGTLVTTL; encoded by the coding sequence ATGACAGACAACCTCCCGGTGCGCCGGCCTTTCCAGCGTGTGTTGCTCAAACTCGGCGGTGAGATGTTCGGTGGCGGCGAGGTCGGGGTCGACCCCGGCGTCGTCTCCACCGTCGCCCGCCAGATCGCCGAGGTCGTCGCCACCGGCACCCAGGTGGCGGTCGTCATCGGCGGCGGCAATTTCTTCCGCGGCGCCGAACTGTCCGACATCGGCATGGACCGCGCCCGTGCGGATTACATGGGCATGCTCGGCACGGTGATGAACTGCCTGGCTCTGCAGGACTTCCTCGAGCGTGAGTTCGACATCGACACCCGCGTGCAGACCGCCATCACGATGGGCCAGGTCGCCGAGCCCTACATCCCGCGTCGCGCCCAGCGGCACCTGGAGAAGGGCCGCGTGGTCATCTTCGGCTCCGGTATGGGCATGCCGTACTTCTCCACCGACACCACGGCGGCCCAGCGCGCGCTGGAGATCCACGCCGAGGTCGTGCTGATGGCCAAGGCGGTCGACGGTGTCTACGACGCCGACCCGCGCAAGGTCCCCGACGCCACCATGTTCACCGAGATCACCCACCGGGAGGTCGTCGAGCGCGGCCTGCAGGTCGCCGACGCCACCGCGTTCACGCTGTGCATGGACAACAAGATGCCCATCATCGTGTTCAACTTGCTGGTCGAGGGCAACATCGCGCGCGCCGTCCTCGGCGAGCCGATCGGCACCCTCGTCACCACCCTCTGA
- a CDS encoding YifB family Mg chelatase-like AAA ATPase: protein MSLARTLAVQLDGLDGHLVSVEADLANGLPGTTVIGMGDTAVQQSRDRVKAAVVNSGQTWPDRRITLALSPASLRKNGSGFDLAIAVAVLAAAETVDLRRGAQTVWIGELGLDGQVRAVRGVLPALFAARRAGVRSAVVPLGNVAEAGLVHGMEVLGAASLREVITHLGGGTALTGPGIRVVPDPPVLPDMADVLGQPEGRAALELAAAGGHHLSMIGPPGAGKTMLAARLPGLLPPLTGDQALEVTAVHSVAGELAPGLPLVTTPPFVDPHHTASAAAIIGGGSTVVRPGSISLAHRGVLFLDEAPEFKPTVLDALRQPLESGEVLIARASGAVRYPARFQLVLAANPCPCAAARDLDCRCEVGLRRRYLSRLSGPLMDRVDIRIELPALDPVALGSGEPGEPSSVIAARVLAARDRSAHRWRGTPWRYNAEVPGAVLRRRWRPTGEPSRLLDRAVRAGLLTGRGYDRVLRLSLTAADLAARDEPTMPDVATALGLRTNGAAA, encoded by the coding sequence ATGTCGCTGGCCCGCACCCTGGCGGTGCAACTGGACGGCCTGGACGGGCACCTGGTCAGCGTCGAGGCCGATCTGGCCAACGGCCTGCCCGGGACGACGGTGATCGGGATGGGCGACACCGCGGTCCAGCAGTCCCGCGACCGGGTCAAGGCCGCGGTGGTCAACTCCGGGCAGACCTGGCCGGACCGCCGGATCACGCTGGCGCTGTCGCCGGCGTCGCTACGCAAGAACGGCTCCGGTTTCGACCTGGCCATCGCCGTCGCCGTGCTGGCCGCGGCCGAGACCGTCGACCTGCGCCGCGGTGCGCAGACCGTCTGGATCGGCGAGCTGGGCCTGGACGGCCAGGTCCGTGCGGTCCGTGGTGTGCTGCCCGCCCTGTTCGCGGCGCGGCGGGCCGGTGTCCGGTCGGCCGTGGTGCCGTTGGGCAACGTCGCCGAGGCGGGCCTCGTCCACGGCATGGAGGTCCTGGGGGCCGCCAGTCTGCGGGAGGTCATCACCCACCTGGGCGGCGGCACCGCCCTCACCGGTCCGGGCATCCGCGTGGTGCCCGATCCGCCGGTGCTGCCGGACATGGCCGACGTGCTCGGGCAGCCCGAGGGCCGGGCGGCTCTGGAGCTCGCGGCGGCGGGCGGGCATCACCTGTCCATGATCGGGCCACCCGGCGCCGGCAAGACGATGCTGGCCGCCCGGCTGCCCGGCCTGCTGCCGCCGCTCACCGGTGACCAGGCGCTGGAGGTCACCGCGGTGCACTCGGTCGCCGGTGAGCTGGCCCCGGGCCTGCCGCTGGTCACCACCCCACCGTTCGTCGACCCCCACCACACGGCCTCCGCCGCGGCCATCATCGGCGGCGGGTCGACGGTGGTCCGGCCGGGCAGCATCTCGCTGGCCCACCGCGGGGTGCTGTTCCTCGACGAGGCGCCGGAGTTCAAGCCCACGGTGTTGGATGCGCTGCGCCAGCCGCTGGAGAGCGGCGAGGTGCTGATCGCCCGGGCGTCCGGCGCGGTGCGGTACCCGGCGCGTTTCCAGCTGGTGCTGGCGGCCAACCCGTGTCCGTGCGCCGCGGCCCGGGATCTCGACTGCCGCTGCGAGGTCGGGCTGCGACGGCGGTACCTGAGCCGGCTGTCCGGGCCGCTGATGGACCGGGTCGACATCCGCATCGAGCTGCCGGCGCTGGACCCGGTGGCGCTGGGCTCCGGTGAACCGGGGGAGCCGTCGTCGGTGATCGCCGCGCGGGTGCTCGCCGCCCGCGACCGCTCGGCGCACCGCTGGCGCGGAACCCCCTGGCGGTACAACGCCGAGGTGCCCGGCGCGGTGCTGCGCCGCCGGTGGCGGCCGACCGGCGAACCGTCCCGGCTGTTGGACCGTGCCGTCCGCGCGGGACTGCTCACCGGACGGGGCTACGACCGGGTGCTGCGGCTGTCGTTGACCGCCGCCGACCTCGCCGCCCGCGACGAACCGACCATGCCCGACGTGGCCACAGCGCTGGGCCTGCGGACGAACGGGGCGGCGGCATGA
- a CDS encoding peptidoglycan DD-metalloendopeptidase family protein — MELRGVASVLVAAVLAGSFAPVPGVSAAGGPGVAAPAVVGVNARGGVGVRGGAGVAVGVGAPGPAPAAAGPVPGAVLEPPVRPPTVLVPFAAPPGPYAAGHRGVDLAAGAGAVVSAPAAGVVVFAGRLVDRGVVSIDHGGGLRSSLEPVTAAVAVGARVAAGAVVGTVDAGHPRCAPAVCVHWGVRLDGVYLDPMALLAPVRVRLLPWDG, encoded by the coding sequence ATGGAGCTCCGTGGCGTGGCGTCGGTGCTGGTGGCAGCGGTGCTGGCGGGGTCGTTCGCGCCGGTCCCGGGGGTGTCGGCGGCGGGCGGGCCGGGGGTCGCGGCCCCGGCCGTGGTGGGGGTAAATGCCCGGGGCGGGGTGGGGGTGCGGGGCGGGGCGGGAGTCGCGGTCGGGGTCGGTGCGCCGGGTCCGGCCCCGGCGGCGGCCGGGCCGGTGCCGGGCGCGGTGCTGGAGCCGCCGGTGCGACCGCCCACGGTGCTGGTGCCGTTTGCGGCGCCCCCGGGCCCGTACGCGGCCGGGCATCGCGGGGTGGATCTGGCCGCCGGCGCCGGGGCGGTGGTGTCGGCACCGGCGGCCGGGGTGGTGGTCTTCGCCGGGCGGCTGGTGGACCGCGGGGTGGTGTCGATCGACCACGGGGGCGGGCTGCGCTCGTCGTTGGAGCCGGTGACCGCGGCGGTCGCGGTGGGTGCGCGGGTGGCGGCGGGTGCGGTCGTCGGGACCGTGGACGCCGGACATCCGCGGTGCGCACCGGCGGTGTGCGTGCACTGGGGGGTGCGGCTGGACGGGGTGTACCTGGACCCGATGGCGCTGCTCGCGCCGGTGCGGGTGCGACTGCTGCCCTGGGACGGCTGA
- a CDS encoding DNA-processing protein DprA, whose amino-acid sequence MTGTDAPDAVHLARAGLLRLAEPPAPAVVELVARIGAVAAFDAVIHRSAPPAALAATAARTEGRSAETLRAAAAADLRAAAAVGAYLLGPEDPDWPEAATIGFGMAGGRGVSGAAPPLGLYVRGTLPPDLPGSGVTIVGSRASSPYGERVAADLALGVGDAGLAVVSGGAFGIDTAAHRAAVTSGALSAAVLACGIDRAYPVANAPLLQRISAQGAVISEYPPGTSPARHRFLVRNRLLAALGAVTVVVEASRRSGSLSTAAAAAHLGRTVMAVPGPVTSAMSVGCHLLLRDRFATLATSAQDVLAAVRPVDAGLFDADPFGAGSSTGPAAPAATSSDDRRAGRRSDVRRTDTLDPLSLRVHGALPTRGTATVSELSTSAGVPAPQVMATLPVLELAGLARKEGAVWRRL is encoded by the coding sequence ATGACCGGCACCGACGCGCCCGACGCCGTGCACCTGGCCCGGGCGGGGCTGCTCCGGTTGGCCGAGCCGCCGGCGCCCGCGGTCGTGGAGCTGGTCGCCCGGATCGGCGCGGTGGCCGCGTTCGACGCGGTGATCCACCGGTCGGCGCCGCCGGCGGCGCTCGCCGCGACCGCCGCGCGCACCGAGGGCCGGTCGGCCGAGACGCTCCGGGCGGCTGCGGCCGCCGACCTCCGGGCCGCCGCCGCGGTCGGGGCGTACCTGCTCGGTCCGGAGGACCCGGACTGGCCGGAGGCGGCCACCATCGGCTTCGGCATGGCGGGCGGCCGTGGGGTCAGCGGGGCCGCGCCACCGCTCGGGCTGTACGTACGCGGCACCCTGCCACCGGACCTGCCCGGGTCGGGGGTCACCATCGTCGGGTCACGGGCGAGCAGCCCGTACGGGGAGCGGGTGGCCGCCGACCTCGCGCTCGGCGTCGGAGACGCCGGTCTCGCGGTGGTCTCCGGCGGGGCGTTCGGCATCGACACCGCCGCCCACCGGGCGGCGGTCACCAGCGGGGCCCTGTCGGCCGCGGTGCTGGCCTGCGGCATCGACCGCGCCTACCCCGTCGCGAATGCGCCGCTGCTGCAACGCATCTCCGCCCAGGGTGCGGTGATCAGCGAGTACCCGCCCGGCACCTCGCCGGCCCGGCACCGCTTCCTGGTGCGCAACAGGCTGCTGGCGGCACTCGGTGCCGTCACGGTGGTGGTGGAGGCGAGCCGACGGTCCGGGTCCCTGTCCACGGCGGCGGCCGCGGCGCACCTCGGTCGCACGGTCATGGCCGTGCCCGGCCCGGTGACCTCGGCGATGTCGGTGGGCTGTCACCTGCTGCTCCGCGACCGGTTCGCCACCCTGGCCACCTCGGCGCAGGACGTACTGGCCGCGGTACGACCGGTCGACGCGGGGCTGTTCGACGCGGACCCGTTCGGCGCCGGCTCGTCCACCGGCCCCGCCGCTCCTGCGGCGACGTCCTCGGACGACCGCCGTGCCGGGCGCCGGTCCGACGTCCGGCGCACCGACACGCTGGATCCGCTCTCGCTGCGGGTGCACGGTGCGCTGCCGACCCGCGGCACCGCCACCGTCTCCGAGCTCAGCACCTCGGCTGGAGTGCCGGCGCCGCAGGTGATGGCCACCCTGCCCGTGCTCGAACTGGCCGGTCTAGCCCGGAAGGAGGGAGCGGTGTGGCGCCGGCTCTGA
- the frr gene encoding ribosome recycling factor, whose amino-acid sequence MIDEELFDAEEKMEKAVTSAKDDLQTLRTGRANPNMFARIQIDYYGAPTPLTQMAQITVPEARMAVIKPYDMSQLSAIEKGIRDSDLGVNPSNDGSILRVIFPQLTEERRRELGKTARAKGEDAKVAIRNIRRRTKDTIDKLVKDKESEVSEDDGRSAEKELQTLTDRYVNTVDELVKHKEAELLEV is encoded by the coding sequence ATGATCGACGAAGAGTTGTTCGACGCCGAGGAAAAGATGGAGAAGGCGGTCACCTCCGCCAAGGACGACCTGCAGACGCTGCGGACCGGCCGGGCCAACCCGAACATGTTCGCGCGCATCCAGATCGACTACTACGGCGCGCCGACCCCGTTGACCCAGATGGCCCAGATCACCGTGCCCGAGGCGCGGATGGCGGTCATCAAGCCCTACGACATGAGCCAGTTGTCGGCCATCGAGAAGGGCATCCGGGACTCCGATCTCGGGGTGAACCCCAGCAACGACGGCTCCATCCTGCGGGTGATCTTCCCGCAGCTCACCGAGGAGCGCCGCCGCGAGCTCGGTAAGACCGCACGCGCCAAGGGCGAGGACGCCAAGGTCGCGATCCGCAACATCCGTCGGCGCACCAAGGACACCATCGACAAGCTGGTCAAGGACAAAGAGAGTGAAGTGTCCGAGGACGACGGCAGGTCCGCGGAGAAGGAGCTGCAGACCCTGACCGACCGGTACGTCAACACCGTCGACGAGCTGGTCAAGCACAAGGAAGCCGAGCTGCTCGAGGTCTGA
- a CDS encoding tyrosine-type recombinase/integrase, giving the protein MTVGSGAEPIADPTAGTGRWDGVLADYLRHLRFERGVAAATVRAYRADTADLLDHLDRLGRDLDRLDLAALRSWLARLATTGTARSSLARKAAAARSFTGWAHRAGLIRSDPGARLAAPRAHRALPGVLRADQATALLTPPAAPVRAGSAGPPPPITRRSQATPPAATVARDTRPPTGGARDTPSPTGGDRDIPPATGVPRDTAPGEGRRAEEARVDAAVLLRDQAVLEVLYAAGLRVSELVGLDLDDVDPRRLVLRVIGKGDKQRTVPYGRPADHALTAYLDAGRPVLATGRERAAVFLGRRGGRLDQRAVRTLVHARLADVDGAPDLGPHGLRHSAATHLLEGGADLRTVQEILGHASIGTTQIYTHVSAERLRSVFTQAHPRA; this is encoded by the coding sequence GTGACGGTCGGTTCCGGAGCCGAGCCGATCGCCGACCCGACGGCGGGCACCGGCCGCTGGGACGGGGTGCTCGCCGACTACCTGCGGCACCTGCGGTTCGAGCGCGGCGTGGCGGCGGCGACCGTGCGGGCCTACCGGGCCGACACGGCCGACCTGCTGGACCACCTCGACCGGCTCGGACGTGACCTGGACCGGCTCGACCTCGCCGCCCTGCGGAGTTGGCTGGCGCGGTTGGCCACCACCGGCACCGCGCGCTCGTCATTGGCCCGCAAGGCCGCGGCAGCCCGGTCGTTCACCGGCTGGGCCCACCGCGCCGGACTGATCCGCAGCGACCCGGGGGCGCGGCTGGCCGCACCACGGGCGCACCGCGCGCTGCCCGGCGTGCTCCGCGCCGACCAGGCCACCGCTCTGCTGACCCCGCCGGCGGCGCCGGTGCGAGCCGGCTCCGCCGGCCCTCCGCCGCCTATCACCCGCAGGTCCCAGGCCACGCCGCCCGCCGCAACCGTCGCCCGGGACACCCGGCCACCGACCGGCGGCGCCCGGGACACCCCGTCTCCGACCGGCGGCGACCGGGACATCCCGCCCGCCACGGGCGTCCCACGGGACACCGCGCCCGGCGAAGGCCGCCGCGCCGAGGAGGCCCGCGTCGACGCCGCTGTGCTGCTGCGCGACCAGGCGGTGCTGGAAGTGCTGTACGCCGCCGGGCTCCGGGTCTCCGAGCTGGTCGGCCTCGATCTCGACGACGTCGACCCTCGCCGGCTGGTGCTGCGGGTGATCGGCAAGGGCGACAAGCAGCGCACCGTGCCCTACGGCCGGCCGGCCGATCACGCCCTCACCGCCTACCTCGACGCCGGCCGTCCGGTGCTGGCCACCGGACGGGAGCGGGCCGCGGTCTTTCTCGGCCGCCGCGGCGGCCGCCTCGACCAACGGGCCGTCCGCACCCTCGTCCACGCCCGGCTCGCCGACGTCGACGGCGCCCCCGACCTCGGCCCGCACGGGCTCCGGCACTCAGCGGCGACGCACCTGCTCGAAGGCGGCGCCGACCTGCGCACCGTGCAGGAGATCCTCGGGCACGCCAGCATCGGAACCACCCAGATCTACACCCACGTCTCCGCCGAGCGGCTGCGCTCCGTCTTCACCCAGGCGCACCCCCGCGCCTGA
- a CDS encoding DUF2469 domain-containing protein, with protein sequence MSAEDLEQYETEMELQLYREYRDIVGHFSFVVETERRFYLCNAVDVQVRNSDGDMYFEVRMSDAWVWDMYRPARFVKNVRVVTFKDVNVEELEKPDLRLPEDGEF encoded by the coding sequence ATGAGCGCAGAGGATCTCGAGCAGTACGAAACCGAGATGGAACTGCAGCTGTACCGGGAGTACCGGGACATCGTCGGCCACTTCTCCTTCGTGGTGGAGACCGAGCGCAGGTTCTATCTGTGTAACGCCGTCGACGTGCAGGTGCGCAACTCGGACGGGGACATGTACTTCGAGGTACGGATGTCCGACGCCTGGGTGTGGGACATGTACCGGCCGGCCCGGTTCGTCAAGAACGTCCGCGTGGTGACGTTCAAGGACGTCAACGTGGAGGAACTGGAGAAGCCGGACCTGCGGTTGCCGGAGGACGGCGAGTTCTGA
- the tsf gene encoding translation elongation factor Ts, which translates to MASAAEVKKLRDLTGAGMMDCKRALDETDGDFDKAVEILRIKGAKDVGKRADRTASQGLVAASNGALIELASETDFVAKNEEFQALANDIVGAVSESASDVASVLAAPLGNGTVEDAITAASAKLGEKIELRRVVRYDGPTTTYLHRRSADLPPAIGVLIQYTGSGDAAADVARAAAMQVASLRARYVTRDEVPADVLETERRIAEATAREEGKPEAALPKIVEGRVNGFFKDSVLLEQSSVLDSKKTVGKLLEEAGVTVTAFSRFEVGAS; encoded by the coding sequence ATGGCGAGCGCTGCTGAAGTGAAGAAGCTCCGGGATCTGACCGGAGCCGGGATGATGGATTGCAAGCGGGCTCTGGACGAGACCGACGGCGACTTCGACAAGGCCGTGGAGATCCTGCGCATCAAGGGCGCCAAGGACGTCGGCAAGCGCGCCGACCGCACCGCCTCGCAGGGTCTGGTCGCCGCCTCCAACGGTGCGCTCATCGAGCTCGCCTCCGAGACGGACTTCGTGGCCAAGAACGAGGAGTTCCAGGCGCTGGCCAACGACATCGTCGGGGCCGTGTCCGAGTCCGCGTCCGACGTCGCGTCCGTGCTGGCCGCCCCGCTGGGCAACGGCACCGTCGAGGACGCGATCACCGCGGCCTCGGCCAAGCTCGGCGAGAAGATCGAGCTGCGCCGCGTCGTGCGCTACGACGGCCCGACCACCACCTACCTGCACCGCCGGTCCGCGGACCTGCCGCCGGCCATCGGCGTGCTGATCCAGTACACCGGTTCCGGCGACGCCGCCGCCGACGTCGCGCGTGCCGCGGCGATGCAGGTCGCGTCGCTGCGGGCCCGCTACGTCACCCGCGACGAGGTCCCCGCCGATGTGCTCGAGACCGAGCGCCGTATCGCCGAGGCCACCGCGCGCGAGGAGGGCAAGCCGGAGGCGGCGCTGCCCAAGATCGTCGAGGGCCGGGTGAACGGGTTCTTCAAGGACTCCGTGCTGCTGGAGCAGTCCTCGGTGCTGGACTCCAAGAAGACCGTCGGCAAGCTCCTCGAAGAGGCCGGCGTGACCGTCACCGCGTTCTCGCGGTTCGAGGTCGGCGCGAGCTGA
- the rpsB gene encoding 30S ribosomal protein S2, producing the protein MAVVTMRQLLDAGVHFGHQTRRWNPKMKRFIFTERNGIYIIDLQQTLTYIDKAYEFVKETVAHGGTVLFIGTKRQAQEAIADQATRVSMPYVNQRWLGGMLTNFTTVHKRLQRLKDLEAMEEAQDFAGRTKKELLLMNREKIKLAKTLGGVRDMAKVPSVVWIVDTKKEHIAVGEARKLGIPVVAVLDTNCDPDEVDFPIPGNDDAIRSAAVLTRVVADAVAEGLLARSGGGTTAVEEPLAEWERELLATTDNGASVIAAAEAAAIDPAALPTEAPVAESEAAAQAANQAAREEVPGDTSSIV; encoded by the coding sequence ATGGCAGTCGTCACGATGCGTCAGCTCCTTGACGCAGGTGTCCACTTCGGACACCAGACCCGCCGCTGGAACCCGAAGATGAAGCGTTTCATCTTCACCGAGCGCAACGGCATCTACATCATCGATCTCCAGCAGACGCTGACGTACATCGATAAGGCGTACGAATTCGTCAAGGAGACCGTGGCCCACGGCGGCACCGTGTTGTTCATCGGCACGAAGCGCCAGGCCCAGGAGGCCATCGCCGATCAGGCGACCCGCGTCTCGATGCCCTACGTCAACCAGCGCTGGCTGGGCGGCATGCTCACCAACTTCACCACCGTGCACAAGCGTCTGCAGCGCCTCAAGGACCTCGAGGCGATGGAGGAGGCCCAGGACTTCGCCGGTCGCACCAAGAAGGAGCTCCTTCTGATGAACCGCGAGAAGATCAAGCTGGCCAAGACCCTCGGCGGCGTCCGGGACATGGCCAAGGTGCCGTCCGTGGTGTGGATCGTGGACACCAAGAAGGAGCACATCGCCGTCGGTGAGGCCCGCAAGCTGGGCATCCCGGTCGTCGCCGTGCTCGACACCAACTGCGACCCGGACGAGGTCGACTTCCCGATCCCGGGCAACGACGACGCGATCCGCAGCGCCGCCGTCCTGACCCGGGTCGTAGCCGACGCCGTGGCCGAGGGTCTGCTGGCCCGCTCGGGTGGCGGCACCACCGCCGTCGAGGAGCCGCTGGCCGAGTGGGAGCGTGAGCTGCTCGCGACCACCGACAACGGCGCGTCGGTCATCGCCGCCGCCGAGGCCGCCGCGATCGACCCGGCCGCCCTGCCGACCGAGGCTCCCGTCGCGGAGTCCGAGGCCGCCGCGCAGGCCGCCAACCAGGCTGCGCGCGAAGAGGTCCCGGGCGACACCTCGTCCATCGTCTGA
- a CDS encoding ribonuclease HII, with protein sequence MASPLTPRSTGPAVPTGRRPDLRTEKSLMRGGVARLAAMDEVGRGSLAGPVSIGVVVVTPAIGRVPAGLRDSKLLTPAARTALVTPIRRWVREFAVGHASSVEIDEVGIIGGLRLAALRALAQLDTVDAVLLDGNYNYLLGSTDLPVHTRIKGDMTCAGVSAASVLAKTERDAMMVDLDPAHPPYGFAVNKGYSTPEHIGALREHGPSAAHRRSWRLPGCAYDDDTTPAMFGV encoded by the coding sequence GTGGCGTCGCCGCTGACCCCGCGGTCGACCGGGCCGGCCGTCCCCACCGGGCGGCGACCCGACCTGCGCACCGAGAAGTCGCTGATGCGCGGTGGGGTCGCCCGGCTGGCGGCGATGGACGAGGTCGGCCGCGGCTCGTTGGCCGGGCCCGTGAGCATCGGCGTCGTGGTCGTCACCCCGGCCATCGGCCGCGTCCCCGCGGGGCTGCGGGACTCCAAACTGCTCACCCCGGCCGCCCGCACCGCGCTGGTGACCCCGATCCGCCGCTGGGTGCGGGAGTTCGCGGTCGGCCACGCGTCGTCGGTGGAGATCGACGAGGTCGGCATCATCGGAGGCCTCCGACTCGCCGCGCTGCGCGCGCTGGCGCAGCTGGACACGGTGGACGCGGTCCTGCTCGACGGCAACTACAACTACCTCCTCGGCAGCACCGACCTCCCGGTGCACACCCGGATCAAGGGCGACATGACCTGTGCCGGGGTGTCCGCGGCGTCGGTGCTGGCCAAGACCGAGCGGGACGCCATGATGGTCGATCTCGACCCGGCGCACCCGCCCTACGGTTTCGCGGTCAACAAGGGCTACTCGACGCCCGAGCACATCGGGGCGTTGCGCGAGCACGGTCCGAGCGCGGCGCACCGCCGATCGTGGCGCCTCCCCGGCTGCGCGTACGACGACGACACAACTCCCGCTATGTTCGGCGTATGA
- a CDS encoding phosphatidate cytidylyltransferase, producing the protein MTTPAAAPAGRPASRAGRDLPAAIGVALVLGVVVVGSLLVFRPLFVAVVAAAAAASVWELRGTLAAARGIVLSWIPIMVGGVATIALAWPYGLRAQVVGIALTVLACMVWRLAAGADGYLRDVSASVFVTLYVMFFASFATLLVSPDDGADRVLTFIIVVVASDTGGYAAGVVFGRHPMAPRISPKKSWEGFAGSVTGAAVAGALTGSLMLDHPWWRGALLGLVVCVTATLGDLIESMVKRDIGVKDMGSLLPGHGGVMDRMDSLLPSAVVTWILLSL; encoded by the coding sequence ATGACCACTCCTGCCGCCGCTCCCGCGGGTCGTCCCGCGTCCCGGGCCGGCCGTGACCTGCCCGCCGCGATCGGTGTCGCGCTGGTGCTCGGCGTCGTCGTGGTCGGCTCGCTGCTGGTGTTCCGCCCGCTGTTCGTCGCCGTGGTGGCCGCCGCCGCCGCGGCCTCGGTGTGGGAGCTCCGCGGCACCCTGGCTGCCGCCCGCGGCATCGTGCTGAGCTGGATCCCCATCATGGTGGGCGGGGTCGCCACCATCGCGCTGGCCTGGCCGTACGGGCTGCGGGCGCAGGTGGTGGGCATCGCCCTCACCGTGCTGGCCTGCATGGTCTGGCGGCTCGCCGCCGGCGCCGACGGGTACCTCCGCGACGTCTCCGCGTCCGTCTTCGTGACGTTGTACGTGATGTTCTTCGCCTCGTTCGCGACCCTGCTGGTGTCCCCCGACGACGGGGCCGACCGGGTCCTGACCTTCATCATCGTGGTCGTCGCCTCCGACACCGGGGGGTACGCCGCCGGGGTGGTGTTCGGCCGACACCCGATGGCGCCGCGGATCTCACCGAAGAAGAGCTGGGAGGGCTTCGCGGGTTCGGTCACCGGTGCCGCCGTCGCCGGAGCACTCACCGGCAGTCTGATGCTGGACCACCCGTGGTGGCGCGGCGCGCTGCTCGGCCTCGTCGTGTGCGTCACCGCCACGCTGGGCGACCTCATCGAGTCGATGGTCAAGCGCGACATCGGGGTCAAGGACATGGGATCGCTGTTGCCCGGTCACGGTGGGGTCATGGACCGGATGGACTCGCTGCTACCGTCGGCCGTCGTCACCTGGATCCTGCTGTCCCTCTGA
- a CDS encoding YraN family protein, which produces MAAKDEVGRNGEELAARYLGDIGLTVMTRNWRCREGELDIVAVDGRDLAVVCEVKTRSGVRYGSGAEAVDATKRRRIRRLATLWLAEHQARPGIRLRFDVISVLWTPGAEPRLTHIAGAF; this is translated from the coding sequence GTGGCAGCGAAGGACGAGGTCGGCCGCAACGGCGAGGAGCTGGCGGCGAGGTATCTGGGTGACATCGGGCTGACGGTGATGACCCGGAACTGGCGGTGCCGCGAGGGGGAGCTGGACATCGTCGCCGTCGACGGTCGTGATCTCGCCGTCGTCTGTGAGGTCAAGACGCGCAGCGGCGTCCGGTACGGCTCCGGGGCCGAGGCGGTGGACGCCACCAAACGACGCCGGATCCGCCGGCTGGCCACGCTCTGGCTGGCCGAGCACCAGGCCCGACCGGGGATCCGGCTCCGGTTCGATGTCATCAGCGTGCTGTGGACGCCGGGTGCCGAACCCCGGCTGACCCACATCGCGGGCGCGTTCTGA